A window of the Erpetoichthys calabaricus chromosome 10, fErpCal1.3, whole genome shotgun sequence genome harbors these coding sequences:
- the si:ch211-113e8.11 gene encoding uncharacterized protein si:ch211-113e8.11: MAAHGSALVGYGVSSESDSEGEETTKQLSRHTASTTTQSRNFLVEAGDLSSDLSSEDEDHAPECDVQSSPPRRFEWSPASTNTAKSQGEASQKKLPTPKLDIGMMKKGGSSVFKNPFQEERNEQLSLLQKHVQLTLEAKPTEIGGKKICLLYRKEGRCRYGSKCKFAHDSDLQTAVPPSVSSSRCETVLASSSSFKVDDNNDLEEETRTKKRKPGLSDSLIPSKRVLKHYKAQVTKDKPWVN; encoded by the exons ATGGCTGCTCATGGAAGTGCTTTAGTCGGATACGGAGTCTCGTCGGAATCGGACAGCGAAGGAGAAGAGACTACAAAACAATTATCGAG GCATACAGCCAGTACAACTACACAAAGTAGAAACTTTCTTGTGGAAGCTGGAGATCTGAGTAGTGACTTGAGCAGCGAAGATGAGGACCATGCGCCTGAATGTGACGTCCAGTCCAGTCCACCCAGACGATTTGAATGGAGTCCCGCTTCTACTAACACTGCAAAATCTCAAGGCGAAGCAAGTCAGAAGAAGCTACCCACTCCAAAACTGGACATTGGGATGATGAAAAAAGGAGGCAGCAGTGTCTTTAAGAATCCATTTCAGGAGGAGCGGAATGAACAGCTGAGCCTGCTGCAGAAGCACGTGCAACTCACGCTGGAGGCAAAGCCAACAGAAATTGGAGGCAAGAAGATCTGCCTGCTTTATCGCAAAGAAGGGCGCTGCCGGTACGGTAGTAAGTGCAAATTTGCCCATGACAGTGATCTTCAGACGGCCGTACCGCCGTCAGTAAGCTCCAGTcgatgtgaaactgtgctggccTCAAGCTCCTCTTTTAAAGTGGATGACAACAATGACTTGGAGGAGGAAACAAggactaaaaaaagaaaacctggcTTAAGTGACTCGCTAATACCATCCAAGAGGGTTCTAAAACATTACAAAGCTCAGGTCACCAAGGATAAACCCTGGGTCAACTAA